One Candidatus Paceibacterota bacterium genomic region harbors:
- a CDS encoding prepilin-type N-terminal cleavage/methylation domain-containing protein, which produces MKKGFSLIETLVATAIIVMASVGPLALAGQSLAQANYIKDQIVATFLAQEGLEIMRNYRDTLGIAEIALLYTGINGTHCVTGDPCSVSGIDMITTPATNNYFVANCDNDPCLALNYDSENSLYCYPSTGGTAEAYCSGTNAPSIFTRSITVEQIVADKEYKIHSIVTWRRGYGPRTIELTENLFERTW; this is translated from the coding sequence ATGAAGAAAGGATTTTCACTCATAGAAACATTGGTGGCTACTGCTATTATCGTGATGGCGTCGGTCGGCCCGCTTGCTTTGGCCGGCCAGAGCTTGGCGCAGGCGAATTATATTAAAGACCAAATCGTCGCGACATTCCTAGCACAAGAAGGTCTGGAAATCATGCGCAATTATCGTGATACTCTTGGCATTGCCGAAATCGCGCTCCTATATACGGGTATTAATGGCACTCATTGTGTTACCGGTGATCCCTGCTCAGTGAGCGGCATCGACATGATAACAACACCCGCTACGAATAATTACTTCGTTGCTAATTGCGATAATGATCCCTGTTTGGCGCTTAACTATGATTCCGAAAACAGCCTTTACTGTTATCCAAGTACTGGCGGGACTGCCGAAGCTTATTGCTCTGGAACAAACGCCCCATCTATTTTCACGCGCTCGATAACCGTTGAACAAATTGTGGCTGACAAAGAATATAAAATCCACTCTATAGTCACTTGGCGCCGCGGATATGGTCCGCGTACAATAGAACTGACAGAAAATTTATTTGAACGAACATGGTAA
- the ligA gene encoding NAD-dependent DNA ligase LigA: protein MTEREVKERITKLREAINRHRYLYHVENKAEISDEARDSLMHELVDLETRFPSLLMSDSPSQRVSGKPLPGFTKVKHAVPQWSLSDAFNEDEIKSFDERVKKNLTLALSEGEGTNANQNPSPSERGRGEVGYGYTAELKIDGFHIVLTYEKGKLVRGVTRGDGIVGEDVTQNIKTIEAIPLVLEEAIDIIVEGEIWMSKKEFIRINREQEKQKLPLYANPRNIAAGTIRQLDSKVVASRKLSNFVYDIDKTSEKLPATQAGELALLHKLGFKVNTHFKECKNINQVIEYWNYWQKHKEQEDYWIDGVVVKVNERKQQEEIGYTGKGPRFAIAFKFPAEQVTTIVEDIVVQVGRTGVLTPVAIMKPVSVAGTTVSRATLHNEDEIKRLGLKIGDSVILEKSGDVIPKILSVLTELRTGKEKSFKMPSKCPVCGGMVERDEAFVASRCMNSGCDAKNSRSLYYFTSKTAFDVDGLGPKVIDLLVENGLVSRPTDFFKLKKIDIESLPRMGEKSAENLINAINERRKISLARFIISLGINDVGEETAHDLAEHFGSIEKLARASELELNEVYGIGDVVTKSILDYFTNEKHRKLVNDLLEEIHVEKSEVRPPKVGGRTSASGISGKTFVLTGTLASLEREAAKEKIRELGGKSSGSVSKNTDYVVAGENPGSKLDEAKKLGVNILTESDFLKMLGI from the coding sequence ATGACAGAACGCGAGGTAAAAGAACGTATAACGAAACTGCGAGAGGCGATTAATCGGCACCGTTATTTGTATCATGTCGAGAACAAGGCAGAGATAAGCGACGAAGCGCGTGACTCTCTTATGCATGAGCTGGTTGACCTGGAAACCCGATTTCCAAGTTTGCTCATGTCTGACTCGCCGTCTCAACGCGTATCCGGCAAGCCTCTGCCCGGATTTACTAAAGTAAAACATGCAGTACCGCAGTGGTCGCTATCCGACGCGTTCAATGAAGATGAAATAAAGTCTTTCGACGAAAGGGTGAAAAAAAACCTCACCCTAGCCCTCTCCGAAGGAGAGGGAACAAACGCGAATCAGAACCCCTCTCCTTCGGAGAGGGGTAGGGGTGAGGTCGGTTATGGTTATACTGCCGAGCTCAAAATAGACGGCTTCCATATCGTGCTGACTTATGAGAAGGGCAAGCTGGTGCGGGGCGTCACGCGCGGCGACGGTATTGTGGGCGAGGATGTAACGCAGAATATCAAAACTATCGAGGCTATCCCACTAGTGCTCGAAGAGGCGATAGACATAATAGTCGAGGGCGAGATCTGGATGAGTAAAAAGGAATTCATCAGAATAAATAGAGAACAGGAAAAACAAAAGCTCCCGCTTTATGCCAACCCGCGCAACATTGCCGCCGGCACTATACGACAATTAGACTCAAAGGTTGTAGCCTCGCGCAAACTTTCTAACTTTGTTTATGATATTGATAAAACAAGCGAGAAGCTTCCTGCCACCCAAGCCGGTGAACTTGCCTTATTACACAAACTCGGTTTTAAGGTAAATACGCATTTCAAAGAATGCAAGAATATAAATCAGGTTATAGAGTATTGGAATTATTGGCAAAAGCACAAAGAGCAAGAAGATTATTGGATAGACGGCGTGGTGGTGAAGGTGAATGAGCGTAAACAACAGGAGGAGATCGGCTATACCGGTAAGGGCCCGCGCTTCGCTATCGCCTTCAAATTCCCGGCCGAACAGGTGACGACTATTGTCGAAGATATTGTCGTACAGGTTGGCCGGACGGGCGTGCTTACGCCGGTCGCTATAATGAAGCCCGTAAGTGTTGCGGGGACTACTGTCTCGCGCGCTACGCTACATAATGAAGATGAGATAAAAAGACTGGGGCTTAAAATTGGTGACAGTGTGATACTGGAGAAATCCGGCGACGTGATACCGAAAATCTTGTCGGTACTAACCGAGCTTCGCACCGGAAAGGAGAAGTCTTTCAAAATGCCGTCGAAATGTCCGGTCTGTGGCGGCATGGTTGAACGGGATGAAGCATTCGTTGCTTCCCGTTGCATGAACTCTGGTTGTGATGCCAAGAACAGTCGCAGTCTCTACTATTTTACTTCGAAGACGGCATTCGACGTAGACGGCCTTGGGCCAAAGGTTATCGATCTGCTCGTAGAGAATGGCCTGGTCTCAAGGCCGACGGATTTCTTTAAACTTAAGAAGATTGATATAGAATCATTGCCTAGAATGGGGGAGAAGTCGGCAGAGAATCTTATAAACGCAATAAACGAAAGAAGAAAAATATCCCTCGCGCGTTTTATAATTTCTCTTGGCATTAATGATGTCGGTGAAGAGACGGCTCATGATTTGGCCGAACACTTCGGCAGTATAGAAAAGCTTGCGCGCGCAAGCGAACTTGAACTTAATGAAGTATATGGCATAGGTGATGTGGTTACCAAATCTATTTTAGATTACTTTACCAACGAAAAGCACAGGAAACTGGTGAATGATTTGTTGGAAGAAATCCATGTCGAAAAGTCGGAGGTCCGACCTCCGAAAGTCGGAGGTCGGACCTCCGCGAGTGGGATTTCTGGAAAAACATTCGTACTGACCGGCACGCTCGCGTCTCTCGAACGCGAAGCGGCAAAGGAAAAAATCCGTGAGCTCGGGGGTAAAAGTTCGGGATCGGTATCCAAGAATACCGACTACGTCGTTGCCGGCGAGAACCCGGGGTCTAAGCTCGATGAAGCGAAGAAGCTCGGGGTTAATATACTTACAGAATCGGACTTTCTCAAGATGTTGGGAATATGA
- the gatC gene encoding Asp-tRNA(Asn)/Glu-tRNA(Gln) amidotransferase subunit GatC encodes MLTIDDINNLARLARIEISEDEKAKLQKDMESILGYVSQITSLATKEEGATPNTDLINVMREDVATHESGEYKDAILANAPKREGDYFSVKPIFEDR; translated from the coding sequence ATGCTTACAATAGACGATATAAATAACCTTGCGAGGCTTGCCCGCATCGAGATATCTGAAGATGAAAAGGCTAAGCTCCAAAAAGATATGGAGTCTATATTGGGTTATGTAAGCCAAATAACCAGCTTGGCCACAAAAGAAGAAGGCGCTACCCCAAATACCGATCTTATCAACGTAATGCGCGAGGATGTGGCTACGCACGAATCCGGTGAATATAAAGACGCTATCCTTGCCAATGCGCCCAAGCGCGAGGGCGATTACTTTTCTGTAAAACCTATATTCGAAGACAGATAG
- the gatA gene encoding Asp-tRNA(Asn)/Glu-tRNA(Gln) amidotransferase subunit GatA, translating into MIDLKSLTIKKAHESLLKKDFSAVELLSAYRENIEKRNKKLNAYLEVFDDATDQAKSVDVKIGRGDKISDLAGIPLAIKDIILYKGHLATAASKILAGHHAVYDSTVVTKLKNQDVVITGRTNMDEFAHGSSGEHSAYGPTLNPLDETRVPGGSSSGSGATVAADMALVSLGTDTGGSVRLPASYCGLVGLKPTYGAVSRYGIIAMGSSFDQVGPIGKTVGDAEILFNAIKGKDSLDSTTYDYNNVAVKNDKKKMRIGIPRAFVGPPAGEAGKGVEPDVIEKFNEAEKKLRELGHEIIDIDLPNIDKALAVYYILIPAEISANLARFDGVRFGLRADGKNGIEDYFKTRGAGFGAEARRRIMLGTYILSHGYYDAYYNKAVAVRQIIKQEFINVFKQVDAFITPTGISPAPKLGANANDPLAEYLLDIFTVSANVAQVCAMSVPMGTVKREDKDLPVGLHLTAPHFAESTLFTLGKQFLGEVV; encoded by the coding sequence ATGATAGATCTAAAATCTCTCACAATTAAAAAAGCGCACGAATCTTTACTAAAAAAAGACTTTTCGGCCGTTGAGCTTCTTTCCGCCTATCGCGAGAATATAGAGAAGAGGAATAAAAAACTGAATGCTTATCTCGAAGTTTTCGACGATGCGACAGACCAAGCCAAATCGGTTGATGTCAAGATCGGGCGAGGCGACAAAATTTCTGATCTCGCCGGTATCCCGCTCGCCATTAAAGATATTATTTTATACAAAGGCCATCTGGCCACCGCGGCATCGAAAATATTGGCAGGTCATCACGCTGTATATGACTCAACGGTGGTAACGAAATTAAAAAATCAAGACGTAGTTATCACCGGCCGTACCAACATGGACGAGTTCGCCCACGGATCATCCGGCGAACATTCCGCCTATGGGCCAACACTTAATCCACTTGATGAGACGCGCGTACCGGGTGGGTCATCCAGTGGCTCCGGCGCGACTGTTGCCGCAGATATGGCACTTGTCTCGCTTGGGACAGACACGGGCGGGTCGGTGCGTTTACCGGCAAGTTATTGCGGGTTGGTCGGGCTCAAGCCGACATATGGTGCAGTTTCGCGCTATGGCATCATCGCTATGGGGAGCTCGTTCGATCAAGTCGGACCAATAGGCAAGACTGTTGGCGACGCAGAGATTTTATTCAATGCGATAAAGGGTAAAGATTCGCTCGATTCTACAACGTATGATTATAATAATGTCGCAGTAAAGAATGACAAAAAGAAAATGCGCATCGGTATCCCTCGCGCATTCGTCGGCCCGCCTGCCGGCGAGGCAGGCAAGGGCGTCGAGCCAGATGTTATAGAAAAATTTAACGAAGCAGAGAAAAAGCTTCGCGAACTCGGACACGAGATAATAGATATAGACCTGCCGAATATCGACAAAGCGTTAGCAGTGTATTATATACTGATACCCGCAGAAATTTCGGCAAATCTCGCACGTTTCGACGGCGTGCGCTTCGGCTTGCGCGCAGACGGCAAGAACGGTATTGAAGATTATTTTAAGACGCGCGGAGCAGGCTTTGGTGCAGAAGCCAGAAGGAGAATTATGCTCGGAACTTATATACTCTCCCATGGTTATTACGACGCCTATTACAATAAAGCCGTTGCAGTAAGACAGATTATCAAGCAAGAATTCATCAACGTTTTTAAACAAGTAGACGCTTTCATTACGCCTACCGGTATTTCGCCGGCTCCCAAACTCGGTGCCAATGCTAATGACCCGCTTGCCGAGTATCTCCTGGATATTTTTACCGTCTCCGCAAATGTCGCCCAAGTTTGCGCGATGTCTGTCCCGATGGGAACGGTTAAGCGAGAAGATAAAGATTTGCCGGTAGGACTGCATCTCACCGCTCCGCACTTCGCCGAATCAACCTTATTCACACTCGGTAAGCAATTTTTGGGCGAAGTGGTATAA